A genomic stretch from Lathyrus oleraceus cultivar Zhongwan6 chromosome 2, CAAS_Psat_ZW6_1.0, whole genome shotgun sequence includes:
- the LOC127118230 gene encoding uncharacterized protein LOC127118230: MDNNKKQAWSSSSSSTVKFDQLFGPKDSSPTSSSSVFGSIFPPPPPPYVEGRGRAQEVGSKNLGTPGSSNSNKNISSNYQNVTGEPSYFSSSIHYGGQENYSSRNRTTESHHVLKKDKNHGDFNGNNSDTASRGDWWEGSLYY; the protein is encoded by the exons ATGGATAACAACAAAAAGCAAGCATggtcttcttcttcatcatcaactGTAAAATTTGATCAACTTTTCGGCCCCAAAGACTCTTCTCCAACATCATCTTCATCGGTGTTTGGCTCCATttttccaccaccaccaccacccTAT GTTGAGGGTAGAGGAAGAGCTCAAGAAGTAGGAAGCAAAAATCTTGGAACGCCAG GAAGTTCTAATAGTAACAAGAATATTAGTAGCAATTATCAGAATGTGACAGGGGAACCTAGCTACTTCAGCTCTTCAATCCACTATGGTGGTCAAGAAAATTATTCCTCAAGAAACAGGACCACTGAATCCCACCATGTT TTGAAGAAAGATAAGAATCATGGTGATTTCAATGGCAACAATTCAGACACTGCATCCAGAGGAGATTGGTGGGAAG GTTCCCTTTATTACTAA